The following nucleotide sequence is from Dehalogenimonas formicexedens.
GACAGAAGTCGGCGGCACGCTAAAGATGTACATCGGCGCGGTGGATATGCGCGAGCTGGGATTCCCCGAGACCGAAACCGAAATGTACCCCAATTTCACTCACGAATTTCTCAGCAGAATCCCGGTTGAAATCGCCTCACTGGCCCTGATCCTGGGCGGGATTTACACCTTCCGGTCGCGCCGCATGGCAGCCGCCGGTAAAGACAACTCTCATAACGAGAAGCGAGGTTAATCGTGACAGTCAAATTAACGCGCCGCCATTTTATCGAACTGGGCGCCGGATCGACCGCCGCGCTCGGTATGTCGCTGTTCAAATATCCCGAATTTCACAAGCTGTTCGCCCAGGCGCTGACCGAGGTACCGGTCATCTGGTTCCAGGGCTCAGGCTGCAACGGCTGCAGCGTTTCCGTATTGAATACTTTCCCGATCACCATCCAGAACCTCCTGCTGTCCGAAGTCGTCACCGGCAAGCATGTGAGCCTGCGCTTTCACAATACGGTGATGGCCGCCCAGGGAGACCTGGCGATGAAGGCGCTGACCGATACCGAGACAGGGCCTTTCGCGTTGGTGGTCGAAGGCGGTATCCCGCTTAAGGACGACGGTTTTTACTGCGAGGTCGGGGAGAAAGACGGCAAGGGCATTCCGATGGCCGATACGATTGCCCGGCTGGGCCCGAAAGCCATTGCCACCATCGCTGTTGGTACCTGCGCCTCATCTGGCGGCATTTCCGCCACTCCGCCCAATATCGGCGAGGTGGTCGGCGTCCACGAATTTTACAAACAGAAGGGCATCACCACCCCGGTTATCAATACCCCCGGGTGTCCCCCCCACCCGGATTGGTTCGTCGGCACGCTAGCCCAGGTCCTTATGAACGGGCCGGAGTCGGTCAAGGTTGACGGTGATTTGAGGCCGACCGCTTTCTACGGCGGCACCATCCACGACCAGTG
It contains:
- a CDS encoding hydrogenase small subunit, giving the protein MTVKLTRRHFIELGAGSTAALGMSLFKYPEFHKLFAQALTEVPVIWFQGSGCNGCSVSVLNTFPITIQNLLLSEVVTGKHVSLRFHNTVMAAQGDLAMKALTDTETGPFALVVEGGIPLKDDGFYCEVGEKDGKGIPMADTIARLGPKAIATIAVGTCASSGGISATPPNIGEVVGVHEFYKQKGITTPVINTPGCPPHPDWFVGTLAQVLMNGPESVKVDGDLRPTAFYGGTIHDQCPRRGSFAAKQFAKNFGEPDCLYLLGCKGPITHADCNSRLWNNKTNWCIGSGAPCIGCAELKFPGHLGPVHEPIDLTQTIDKAAIGIVGATAAIVVGGAIAASSGSGDKKSEH